TCCACTCCCGGAGAAAGGTCAAGTTTCATCAGGGCGTCAACTGTCTGCTGCGTTGGGTCTATAATATCGAGTAACCTTTTATGTGTTCTCATTTCAAACTGCTCTCTTGATTTCTTATCAATATGAGGTGAACGTAGAACACAATATTTATTTATCCTTGTCGGCAATGGAATCGGCCCGATAACCTTCGCACCGGTCTTATTTGCTGTATCAACAATATCTGATGCCGACTGATCCAACAGCTTATGATCATAAGCTTTAAGCTTGATCCTGATTTTGGTGTTCATTATCATAAGTTATCTTTCTTTTTATCCTATAATATTGCTTACAACTCCTGCACCGACCGTCCGTCCGCCTTCCCTTATCGCAAACCGAAGCTCGGTCTCCATTGCTATAGGAGTTATCAGCTCCGCCGATATCGCTACATTGTCTCCGGGCATTATCATCTC
The Pseudomonadota bacterium genome window above contains:
- the rpsJ gene encoding 30S ribosomal protein S10, yielding MMNTKIRIKLKAYDHKLLDQSASDIVDTANKTGAKVIGPIPLPTRINKYCVLRSPHIDKKSREQFEMRTHKRLLDIIDPTQQTVDALMKLDLSPGVDVEIKL
- the tuf gene encoding elongation factor Tu (EF-Tu; promotes GTP-dependent binding of aminoacyl-tRNA to the A-site of ribosomes during protein biosynthesis; when the tRNA anticodon matches the mRNA codon, GTP hydrolysis results; the inactive EF-Tu-GDP leaves the ribosome and release of GDP is promoted by elongation factor Ts; many prokaryotes have two copies of the gene encoding EF-Tu); the protein is EMIMPGDNVAISAELITPIAMETELRFAIREGGRTVGAGVVSNIIG